One Gimesia aquarii DNA segment encodes these proteins:
- a CDS encoding YcxB family protein, with protein MNASYELTVDDLVAFNQFHNERSPTIRRQRTKSLVITFVVLLCLPGLILLTTDKPILGMALDIWPLILGPILFVILVSQSFKWGTRKLIKDMVIEGQNSQFYSNCSISFDDTGISESSSSGNTIRNWSAVQRIVVSNDHIFVYTSSLEAFIVPKRAFDTDDRFNAFLQSIVDQTGVTVERA; from the coding sequence GTGAATGCGTCATACGAATTAACTGTCGATGATCTTGTGGCATTCAACCAATTCCACAACGAGCGATCTCCAACTATACGCAGACAAAGGACCAAAAGTCTGGTTATCACGTTTGTCGTGCTGCTTTGCTTGCCGGGATTGATCTTACTCACCACAGACAAGCCTATTCTGGGAATGGCTCTAGATATTTGGCCGCTCATTCTTGGGCCCATTCTGTTTGTAATTCTCGTTTCGCAATCCTTCAAGTGGGGCACGCGCAAACTCATCAAGGATATGGTCATCGAAGGGCAGAACTCCCAATTCTATAGTAATTGCTCCATTTCGTTTGACGACACCGGAATCAGTGAATCAAGCTCGTCTGGTAATACGATTCGAAATTGGTCTGCCGTGCAGCGGATCGTCGTCTCCAACGATCACATATTCGTGTATACTTCAAGCTTAGAGGCATTCATTGTTCCGAAACGTGCTTTTGATACAGATGACAGATTCAATGCGTTTCTGCAGTCAATTGTAGATCAAACCGGTGTCACGGTCGAACGCGCGTAA
- a CDS encoding reverse transcriptase/maturase family protein encodes MAGLGYRYFPAGHRNRSCYHLAGHGGAKRAVRDVAVQVKSSSFVFRTDVKSYYASIDHEILFAQLKKHVSDPRLLDILWQYMKRTIYDGGLYEDVAVGIPLGCPLSPLMAALYLKPIDDAMAETGLFYARFMDDWVELAPTRWKLRAVIRTVNQILAKLKVDQHPDKTFIGRISRGFDFLGYRFQSDGLIGVARKTIIRFVERATWLYEQGADLDRIGKYVRLWLKWVNSGIDSACISLANAMNLSRPFVSGSSTPRAVCGLLIIRHETSCYDKS; translated from the coding sequence ATGGCAGGATTGGGGTATAGATACTTCCCTGCAGGACACCGAAACCGATCCTGTTACCACCTAGCGGGACACGGTGGAGCCAAAAGGGCAGTACGTGATGTAGCGGTTCAAGTGAAGTCGAGTTCTTTCGTTTTTCGTACGGACGTGAAGAGCTACTATGCCAGCATCGACCACGAAATACTATTCGCGCAGCTCAAGAAACATGTCAGCGATCCGCGACTGCTGGACATTCTTTGGCAGTACATGAAACGGACCATCTATGACGGTGGGCTTTACGAGGATGTCGCTGTCGGGATTCCCCTGGGGTGTCCACTATCGCCACTGATGGCCGCGTTGTACTTAAAGCCGATCGATGATGCGATGGCTGAAACCGGCTTGTTCTATGCCCGTTTCATGGACGACTGGGTGGAGCTGGCTCCGACTCGCTGGAAACTGCGAGCGGTCATAAGAACCGTCAACCAGATTCTTGCAAAGCTGAAGGTCGATCAACACCCGGACAAGACATTCATCGGGCGGATCAGTCGCGGGTTTGATTTTCTAGGATATCGTTTCCAGTCGGACGGACTGATCGGCGTTGCCCGGAAGACGATAATAAGATTCGTTGAACGAGCTACCTGGCTTTATGAGCAAGGTGCGGACTTAGATCGCATCGGGAAATATGTTCGACTGTGGTTGAAGTGGGTTAATAGCGGAATAGATAGCGCATGCATATCCTTAGCGAATGCAATGAATTTGAGTCGCCCGTTTGTCTCGGGTTCCAGCACTCCCCGGGCTGTATGTGGGCTGTTGATTATCCGCCACGAAACTTCATGTTACGATAAATCGTAA
- a CDS encoding NACHT domain-containing protein has translation MAEFSTEEKQLLEQIPESSPLRTNLSQIREAVEKIWSNEAPRVIQDFTDHGIKHCERLVFFANQLLKALQGKKLTPEETYLLLAGIYLHDIGMQCDVVNFPEIKECAEALGANFNIEFTSIGSNKFKDNEQKEIRRNHHYLSIAWIDIARRTSKNTLHSAAREIPEDLLLDLQDVCKHHTKLAIGDCEIGFKLDQTGRKQFVAALLRFADELDIESTRVNIETVKTFSINPQNSVYWWLHNNTKITLPAPNLVNISVRLHPDDMKYSRLIQDTFISDFRTKNLPVLSVLAQNSIPIVIDNESKVIDYEPTKHLPEEICVALSDMEKRPEPLSELASEIGVWLRAIRYEVGQPQLNDDDRSIDLMATMQQGTVNQRVLVRCIGGEITKTDVTEMDEMLDRKTNQGWIISDKRVSEEARRVSSDTDVEIFNLSNFLRQKVWGPYIDSLTSLVEGDNIPELYVDIGCYKQTLDAESNETKREEYKSLDGAIDQWLSERGKMHVSLLGEFGSGKTWFCRHYAYKRMQAYLANPATERLPLLITLRNFTKATSARELINDALTEQYQVHFVGAPYEVFEELNRRGKILLILDGFDEMARRVDKQTVVDNFWELAHLVDDNSKVILTSRTEYFRWSEEAEKLLAGEEFGRRISVLKPPKFEVFYLEPFTDDQIRTVIKGRLKGAEADQIADQVMNSDNLKEMARKPILVELLLAAVEETEKGLLTNQAQVYLFATNKLLLRNIDTQRTFTTTADKLFFLCELAWEMIKSGNLRIHYKDIPNRIQQYFSHKFEHDHEKDQWDYDLRNQTLLRPDFSGYYEFSHKSLAEYFVALKFGAELDCLSKPYLETYQEEGGLPCDLPYQKKNIQDLAESVGALPISNQTLTAVREFMGDMITADGAKILRKSLQEMQGKESSGSTAATIVTLLSDCGELSPITELARLDLRWGVIRLSQIVQAKITDVDLRRVMWWDDTPDTREKQQWNTQPFPMSIEFGGRARRDAGSLWESHAMFQWSRTQRDVGPEAATATWADITRYIQTNLDILTQNGNDVMYLARHAKVLPHARSDSHNE, from the coding sequence ATGGCAGAATTCAGTACTGAAGAGAAACAGCTACTCGAGCAAATCCCAGAAAGCAGTCCATTACGGACCAACCTCAGCCAAATTCGGGAGGCAGTCGAGAAAATCTGGTCAAATGAAGCTCCCCGAGTGATTCAAGATTTCACTGATCATGGAATAAAGCATTGTGAACGACTTGTTTTTTTTGCAAATCAGTTACTCAAGGCACTCCAGGGAAAAAAACTCACCCCCGAAGAGACGTATTTACTTCTCGCTGGGATTTATTTACACGACATCGGCATGCAATGCGATGTCGTGAATTTCCCGGAGATCAAGGAATGTGCTGAGGCTTTAGGCGCTAATTTCAATATCGAATTTACTTCTATAGGCTCTAATAAATTCAAAGACAACGAACAAAAAGAGATCCGCCGAAATCACCACTATCTATCGATTGCATGGATCGATATTGCTCGTAGAACATCTAAAAACACCCTGCACAGTGCCGCGCGGGAGATTCCCGAAGATTTACTACTCGACCTACAGGACGTATGTAAGCATCACACGAAGCTTGCAATTGGTGACTGTGAAATCGGCTTTAAACTTGACCAAACTGGTCGCAAACAATTCGTCGCAGCACTGCTTCGGTTCGCTGATGAATTGGATATCGAGAGCACTCGCGTCAACATTGAGACGGTGAAAACTTTCTCGATTAATCCTCAAAACAGCGTCTATTGGTGGTTACACAACAACACCAAGATCACGTTACCTGCGCCTAATTTGGTCAATATTTCGGTCAGACTTCATCCAGATGACATGAAATACAGTCGTCTCATTCAGGACACCTTTATCAGTGACTTCCGCACTAAGAATTTACCAGTCTTAAGTGTCCTGGCCCAGAACTCCATCCCAATTGTCATTGATAACGAATCGAAGGTCATTGATTACGAGCCGACTAAACACCTACCTGAAGAGATTTGTGTCGCTCTGAGCGACATGGAAAAACGTCCAGAACCGCTTTCAGAGCTGGCAAGCGAAATTGGTGTCTGGCTAAGAGCGATCCGCTACGAGGTCGGACAGCCGCAGTTAAACGATGATGACCGTTCAATCGATTTGATGGCAACGATGCAGCAAGGCACCGTCAATCAGCGTGTCTTAGTCCGCTGCATCGGCGGTGAAATCACGAAAACGGACGTCACAGAGATGGACGAGATGCTTGATCGAAAGACAAACCAAGGATGGATTATTAGCGACAAGCGGGTGTCGGAAGAAGCACGCCGAGTTTCATCCGACACGGATGTCGAAATATTCAATCTGAGTAATTTTCTCCGTCAGAAAGTCTGGGGACCTTACATTGATTCGCTGACGTCGCTCGTTGAAGGAGATAACATCCCTGAACTGTACGTCGATATTGGCTGCTACAAACAGACTCTTGATGCAGAATCGAATGAAACGAAACGTGAAGAATATAAGAGTCTCGATGGTGCGATCGATCAGTGGTTGTCCGAGCGCGGCAAGATGCACGTTTCGTTGCTGGGTGAGTTCGGTTCCGGCAAGACGTGGTTCTGCCGGCATTATGCCTACAAACGCATGCAAGCGTACCTTGCCAATCCTGCCACCGAACGTTTGCCATTGTTGATCACACTGCGCAACTTCACGAAAGCGACTTCTGCGCGCGAATTGATTAACGACGCGTTGACGGAGCAATACCAAGTTCACTTTGTCGGGGCTCCGTATGAAGTATTCGAGGAACTCAATCGACGTGGAAAGATCCTCTTGATTCTCGACGGATTTGATGAAATGGCTCGCAGAGTCGACAAGCAAACCGTTGTTGACAATTTTTGGGAGTTGGCACACCTCGTAGATGACAATAGCAAAGTAATTCTTACCAGTCGCACGGAGTACTTCCGCTGGTCAGAGGAGGCCGAAAAACTTCTCGCCGGGGAAGAGTTTGGTAGGCGAATTTCCGTCCTCAAGCCACCCAAGTTTGAAGTGTTCTACTTGGAACCTTTCACCGATGACCAGATTCGCACGGTGATCAAGGGACGGCTGAAAGGTGCAGAAGCCGATCAGATCGCCGACCAAGTCATGAACTCTGATAACCTGAAGGAAATGGCTCGCAAACCGATTCTTGTGGAGTTGCTCCTCGCGGCCGTCGAGGAGACTGAAAAGGGTCTGCTGACGAATCAAGCCCAGGTCTACCTGTTCGCCACCAACAAACTTCTCTTGCGAAACATCGACACGCAACGGACCTTTACCACAACTGCAGACAAGCTCTTTTTCCTATGTGAGCTGGCTTGGGAAATGATCAAAAGCGGTAATCTGCGGATCCATTATAAGGATATTCCGAATCGGATTCAGCAATATTTTAGCCATAAGTTTGAGCATGATCACGAAAAAGACCAATGGGATTATGATTTACGAAACCAAACTCTGCTACGGCCAGATTTTTCGGGGTACTATGAATTCTCTCACAAGAGTCTGGCAGAGTACTTTGTCGCGCTTAAGTTTGGTGCAGAACTCGATTGTCTGTCGAAACCGTACCTTGAGACATATCAAGAGGAGGGGGGACTACCCTGCGACTTGCCATATCAGAAAAAAAACATCCAGGACTTGGCGGAATCCGTTGGGGCATTGCCAATTTCCAACCAAACTCTCACTGCGGTAAGGGAGTTCATGGGCGACATGATCACAGCTGACGGTGCTAAGATACTACGTAAATCTCTCCAGGAAATGCAGGGGAAAGAATCCTCCGGAAGCACAGCGGCTACAATCGTGACACTGCTGAGCGACTGTGGTGAATTATCACCTATTACAGAATTGGCGAGATTGGATCTTCGTTGGGGCGTGATAAGATTATCGCAGATTGTCCAGGCGAAAATAACAGATGTCGATCTTAGAAGGGTAATGTGGTGGGATGATACCCCCGACACGCGCGAAAAGCAACAATGGAATACACAACCATTTCCGATGAGTATTGAATTCGGAGGCCGTGCCCGCCGAGACGCGGGATCGTTATGGGAATCACACGCAATGTTCCAATGGAGTAGAACCCAAAGGGATGTAGGCCCAGAAGCCGCCACTGCCACTTGGGCGGACATAACCAGGTATATACAGACCAACTTAGACATCTTGACACAAAACGGGAACGACGTTATGTATTTAGCCCGGCACGCGAAGGTACTACCTCATGCGCGGTCAGATTCGCACAATGAATAA
- a CDS encoding nucleotidyltransferase, translating into MGTSLIGHIDSDCFYVSCERVRNYSLRGVPCGILGNQGACVIAKSYELKSYGVKTGHAIWQAKELCPHAVYVKRDFRWYEVISRRLLELLKQVSPSVEYYSIDEMFFDASELERYFGLPIFEATKALQQRVKEEVKIPVSIGVAPTRTIAKLGSDSAKPYGVRTLEKDCEVFLNSQSVGELCGIGTKSERKLRDRNIRNCWQYRQADRLMIRDLLTIKGEALWWELRGDAVTPLQTTRPPHKAIARGGSCGGKTKDWLRIKAWAVRNIERLIETLDHNQVYASQISLQIDANKTALWLGRTPLAMPTASFRTIYDAVMPMLEAAPREHPISHMHIIAEGLTWRTKVQRTFFFEEPQCELDHLKRNINQKLGRFSVRSAETLPLYEVYHDSTHNYDICDVSGKMCF; encoded by the coding sequence ATGGGCACTAGTTTAATCGGACACATCGACTCCGACTGCTTCTACGTAAGCTGTGAGAGAGTCAGGAATTACAGTTTACGAGGCGTACCCTGTGGCATACTCGGCAATCAGGGTGCGTGTGTGATTGCTAAGTCATACGAGCTTAAATCATATGGTGTGAAGACTGGTCACGCGATCTGGCAGGCCAAAGAGCTCTGCCCTCATGCTGTCTATGTGAAGCGTGACTTTCGTTGGTACGAGGTCATATCACGGCGGCTACTTGAGTTGCTAAAACAAGTCTCTCCATCGGTCGAGTATTACTCAATCGATGAAATGTTTTTCGATGCGTCTGAATTAGAACGTTATTTCGGTCTACCAATCTTCGAAGCCACAAAAGCACTGCAACAACGAGTTAAAGAAGAGGTCAAGATACCTGTTTCGATCGGAGTGGCACCTACTCGCACGATTGCCAAACTCGGAAGCGACTCAGCTAAGCCTTACGGCGTGCGGACTCTGGAAAAGGATTGTGAAGTCTTTCTCAACTCTCAGTCAGTGGGAGAGCTGTGTGGCATTGGCACTAAAAGCGAACGTAAATTGCGAGATAGAAACATTCGCAACTGTTGGCAGTATAGGCAGGCAGACCGGCTTATGATTCGTGACTTACTCACGATCAAAGGCGAGGCTCTTTGGTGGGAGCTACGGGGGGATGCTGTTACCCCTCTTCAAACAACTAGGCCGCCACACAAAGCAATTGCCCGGGGTGGTTCATGCGGTGGTAAGACAAAGGACTGGCTACGAATCAAAGCCTGGGCAGTCCGCAACATTGAACGCCTGATTGAAACGCTGGATCACAATCAAGTCTACGCGAGTCAAATAAGTCTACAGATCGACGCAAACAAAACAGCACTTTGGTTAGGTCGAACCCCTTTAGCGATGCCGACGGCGTCATTTCGCACGATCTACGATGCAGTGATGCCGATGTTGGAAGCCGCACCACGAGAGCATCCCATTAGCCACATGCATATTATTGCCGAGGGCCTGACCTGGCGAACCAAAGTACAACGAACATTCTTTTTCGAAGAACCACAATGCGAGCTAGACCATCTCAAACGTAACATTAACCAAAAGCTCGGCAGGTTCTCAGTTAGAAGTGCGGAAACGTTACCGCTTTATGAAGTCTATCATGATTCCACCCATAATTACGACATATGCGATGTGTCGGGAAAGATGTGTTTTTGA
- a CDS encoding glycoside hydrolase family 78 protein has product MNRGLIIGFLLALLYVNQVLANSPELTVTGLRCEYLTNPVGIDEQKPRLSWRLESSQRGQKQTAYRILVASTEKRLQANHPDLWDSGKVVSQQTTQIAYQGKPLPSRQHCFWTVQVWDESGKSFFAEKPATWSMGLLQKNDWSAKYISFRDQTPIAKDRKSHFLPPARQYRKQFQSQNKTIRRATVYASALGIYELHINGQRVGDAWFAPGWSDYRKRAYYYSYDVTNMLSTGENAIGAWVADGWYSGYVGFGLLVGIGTEKIGRYTYGKTPSLIAQLEIEYTDGTRQTIGTDESWKVTGKGPIRQADLLMGEFYDARNEFKGWSTPGFDDQNWEQAILAEQNGHPTANFYEFRNPSEPGKPVKIQGREVDLGFHRPELEAFPGVPVRVTEEIRPVDIKQRSKGTYIFNLGQNFAGVVRLKLKGPAGQRVMLRYGEMLHPDGRLMTENLRKARATDYYICKGDPEGEVYTPRFTFHGFQYVEVSNFPGEPNRDTVTGLVILSDTPLASQFECSDPMVNQLFQNIVWTQRANFLDLPTDCPQRDERMGWTGDAQIYVGTAIYNADVAAFYSKWLRELMESQRPSGAFPGYAPFPFQHGLDFGTAWGDAGVICPWTIWQAYNDTRIIERCWKPMTRFMEWRKRTSQNYLGVNHGNHWGDWLSQGETTPLDYIDTVYFAISSEMMSEMAAAIGHEAEADAYQKLYHNIQKAFIKKYLNEDATLKVDTQTAYALAIYAGLIPEELLPITGQHLAKKVEDKGNHMATGFLGTRKLLPALSSTGQHDLATFLLQSREFPSWGYEIDQGATTIWERWDSYTKEDGFGRHNAAMNSFAHYSFGAVCEWMFKTLTGIRTAGPGFQKIIIQPNPPAPGSNAHHQPIHWVRASYDSIHGMIKSDWKLEGNQFHLNVTIPANTTATVFLPTDSIKSITESGAQIENAIGVQLLRYENGSAVLLIESGSYQFASKSGIRDAKQALKTFTPPDQSINPEKIDLHHAKLIMAWDFSKKSDVAKWHYLNSLKVDHDSNNLSLKSNQGDPQMVVDFEKPISGPLAIALKARPSKGSQVQFFWASASRGFNAAETTSRTLNPSQKINNYLFQIDSDKAIKALRFDPFSGQGQMGIESLSIYQLAK; this is encoded by the coding sequence ATGAATCGCGGGTTGATTATTGGTTTCTTGTTGGCGTTACTCTACGTGAACCAAGTTCTCGCCAACAGTCCGGAGTTGACTGTGACTGGTTTACGTTGTGAATACTTAACGAATCCTGTCGGCATTGATGAGCAAAAACCGCGGCTGAGTTGGCGTTTAGAATCTTCACAAAGAGGGCAAAAGCAAACTGCCTACCGCATACTTGTTGCATCTACAGAGAAACGACTTCAGGCGAATCACCCTGATTTGTGGGACTCCGGTAAAGTTGTTTCACAGCAAACAACACAAATTGCCTATCAAGGCAAGCCGCTGCCATCACGTCAACACTGTTTCTGGACGGTTCAAGTCTGGGATGAGTCAGGAAAATCGTTTTTCGCAGAGAAGCCAGCCACATGGTCCATGGGACTGCTTCAAAAGAATGACTGGTCGGCTAAATATATCAGTTTTCGAGATCAAACTCCGATTGCCAAAGATCGAAAATCTCACTTTCTACCTCCTGCCAGACAATATCGTAAACAGTTTCAATCGCAAAACAAAACCATTCGCCGGGCTACGGTTTATGCATCGGCTTTGGGTATATATGAATTGCACATCAACGGCCAGCGTGTCGGAGATGCCTGGTTTGCACCAGGGTGGAGTGACTATCGAAAAAGAGCCTACTACTATTCTTATGACGTGACCAACATGCTTTCCACCGGCGAGAACGCCATTGGCGCCTGGGTCGCCGATGGTTGGTATAGTGGCTATGTCGGGTTTGGATTGCTAGTAGGAATCGGGACTGAAAAAATCGGTCGTTATACCTATGGAAAAACGCCATCATTGATTGCACAATTGGAAATTGAATACACCGATGGCACACGCCAAACGATTGGAACCGATGAGTCCTGGAAAGTCACCGGAAAGGGTCCGATTCGTCAAGCCGATCTGTTGATGGGAGAATTTTACGATGCTCGTAACGAATTCAAAGGCTGGTCAACACCTGGTTTTGATGATCAAAACTGGGAACAGGCGATTCTAGCAGAACAAAACGGTCACCCTACAGCAAATTTTTACGAATTTCGTAACCCTTCCGAGCCTGGTAAACCAGTCAAAATTCAAGGGCGTGAAGTCGACCTGGGATTTCATCGCCCCGAGTTAGAGGCGTTTCCGGGTGTCCCTGTACGCGTCACTGAAGAAATCAGACCGGTGGATATCAAACAACGGTCCAAAGGGACTTATATCTTTAATCTGGGGCAAAATTTTGCCGGAGTCGTCAGGCTGAAACTAAAAGGTCCAGCCGGTCAACGTGTGATGCTACGTTATGGTGAGATGCTGCATCCCGATGGACGTCTTATGACTGAAAATTTGCGAAAAGCGCGTGCGACTGATTATTATATCTGTAAAGGAGATCCCGAAGGCGAAGTTTATACTCCCCGATTTACATTTCACGGTTTTCAATACGTAGAAGTTTCGAATTTTCCTGGTGAACCGAATCGAGACACTGTGACGGGACTGGTGATTCTCTCCGATACTCCGTTAGCGAGTCAGTTCGAATGCTCTGACCCGATGGTGAATCAGTTATTTCAGAATATCGTCTGGACACAACGCGCGAACTTTCTTGATCTTCCCACCGACTGCCCGCAACGTGATGAGCGGATGGGGTGGACTGGAGATGCTCAGATTTACGTCGGCACAGCCATCTATAATGCTGATGTCGCAGCGTTCTACTCGAAATGGCTGCGTGAATTGATGGAATCACAACGACCCAGTGGTGCCTTCCCTGGCTATGCTCCTTTTCCTTTTCAGCATGGATTGGATTTTGGAACAGCCTGGGGTGACGCCGGGGTGATTTGCCCCTGGACCATCTGGCAAGCTTATAACGATACCAGAATCATTGAACGCTGCTGGAAGCCGATGACCCGTTTTATGGAATGGCGCAAACGGACCAGCCAAAATTATCTGGGTGTGAATCATGGTAATCATTGGGGGGACTGGCTATCGCAGGGAGAAACAACTCCACTGGATTATATTGACACCGTTTATTTTGCCATTTCTTCAGAGATGATGAGCGAAATGGCAGCAGCGATCGGCCATGAAGCAGAAGCTGACGCTTATCAGAAGCTCTACCATAACATTCAAAAGGCTTTTATCAAAAAATATCTCAATGAAGATGCGACTCTCAAAGTCGATACACAAACGGCCTACGCATTGGCGATCTATGCTGGTTTGATACCAGAAGAACTACTTCCGATAACAGGACAGCATCTGGCGAAAAAAGTCGAGGACAAGGGCAACCATATGGCGACGGGTTTTTTGGGAACACGAAAATTGTTGCCGGCACTCTCATCAACAGGGCAACATGACTTAGCGACATTTTTGCTCCAAAGCCGCGAGTTTCCTTCCTGGGGTTATGAGATTGATCAAGGTGCAACTACGATCTGGGAACGATGGGACAGCTATACCAAAGAAGATGGTTTTGGAAGACATAATGCTGCCATGAACTCATTCGCGCATTACTCCTTTGGTGCCGTTTGTGAGTGGATGTTCAAAACACTAACGGGCATTAGAACAGCAGGTCCGGGATTTCAGAAAATCATCATCCAGCCGAATCCCCCTGCTCCCGGCAGTAATGCGCACCACCAACCGATTCATTGGGTTCGTGCCTCCTACGACTCTATTCACGGAATGATTAAGAGTGACTGGAAACTTGAGGGGAACCAGTTTCATCTGAATGTGACTATCCCCGCAAATACTACAGCTACGGTTTTTCTACCGACTGATTCTATTAAAAGCATTACTGAGAGTGGCGCGCAAATCGAAAACGCTATAGGAGTTCAACTCTTGCGATACGAGAATGGCAGCGCAGTACTATTGATCGAATCAGGCAGTTATCAGTTCGCCTCTAAAAGTGGAATTCGTGACGCAAAGCAGGCTTTAAAAACATTCACCCCTCCCGATCAGTCCATCAATCCGGAAAAAATCGATCTGCATCATGCGAAATTAATCATGGCATGGGATTTTTCCAAAAAATCAGACGTGGCAAAGTGGCATTACTTAAACAGCCTTAAAGTAGACCATGATTCAAATAATTTATCTTTGAAGTCGAATCAAGGTGACCCACAAATGGTTGTTGATTTTGAGAAACCCATCTCGGGACCGTTAGCAATTGCCCTGAAAGCGCGGCCTTCTAAAGGATCACAGGTACAATTTTTCTGGGCCAGTGCTTCGCGGGGATTCAATGCAGCCGAAACCACCTCCCGCACATTGAATCCAAGTCAGAAAATCAATAATTATTTATTTCAAATCGATTCAGACAAAGCAATCAAGGCACTTCGCTTCGACCCATTTTCGGGCCAGGGACAAATGGGAATCGAGTCCCTTTCAATCTATCAGTTGGCAAAATAG